TCACGGGAGTCCTGGgaagcagctcagccccttgAGCCAGCCTGGAGGCAGCATGAGAAGAATTGGCTTGGTCTGGGGCTCTCCTCAGTGAGACCTGAGCGCTGTGACCCTGTCCGTGTCCCCTCAGGTAACGggatggaaggaaagagaggaCAAGGCACTGACGCAGAGGAGCCTCTGGGGAGGAATCAAggatgggagggagggagcagctgGGGCCCTTCCTCTCAGCGGGCTCATGCAAAACCCACCCGAGTGAAGCCAGGCTGACATCACCGGCCTGCAATGGACCCCTCTGGCACTCACTTTGGGTCTTCTGCCCACGCTGATGCACGCTTGTCCCGAGAATCATGGCACCTCTCATCCCAGCACTCCAAAGAAGCATTTTTGGGGGAAGAGGCATGACATAAGCAGGAAGTGCAACGGCAGCATGGAGGGAATGAGCAGCACGTCCCATGTCATTACCTGCGATGTTTCCGTTCATCAGGAACGTGCAGGACAATGGCTGCCTGTGCAGTGCCTGCCTTTGTGCCTGAGGCACTGTggggtcagtataaaagccagCCCAACGGGTCACTCTCTCCAGCTCTTCTGCCACCAGCCTCTCCTTGGGAACCAGGTGAGCTGGAGCCCCCATCCTCACCCAGCCCCTCCGATGGGACAGGGTGCAgcctgcagggacacctcagctGATGCCTGCTCCTCGGTGCTGTGTTAGTGCTCCGAGGTGGTGGCTGTGGGAGCGGGCAGAGCAGAGACGGTCTGTCATGCGCAGAGCGTCGGGGTGGGCTGGGGTGGCTCTTTGGCTGCAGACTGGTGCTGAGATGCTCTGTGCAGGTGTGGCAGGGCTGAGGCAAAGGATCCCTTGTTCCCCCTGCGCAGCCTCCACGTCCCCACACGAGAGGTGCCTTGTGCTCCCCTGGCTGTCTGTGCAGGCTGTTCCTCACGggtccctgtgctctgctccctccctgccctctctCGCAGGTGAAGCTGCAGCCCCGAGCCATGTCCTGCCCTGAGAAGTGCCAGACGTGCgagccctgccagccctgccggccctgccagccctgcggcCCGACCccgctggccaacagctgcaatGAGTGCTGTGTCAGGCAGTGCCAGAGCTCCACCGTCGTCATTGAGCCTTCCCCTgtggtggtgaccctgcccggccccatcctcagctcctcccCTCAGAACACCGTTGTGGGCTCCTCCACCTCCGCTGCCgttggcagcatcctcagcGCCGAGGGAGTGCCCATCAACTCCGGGGGCTTCGACCTCTCCTGCATCACCAACCGCTACCGCTGCAGACCCTGCtaaagctgctgccagcatcctCGGGCAAGGACCTCCAAGACCCCACATCACGGATCCGGACAGGAGATGGAGCTTCCCAGCGCTGTTTCCTTCTCCCACTGTCCTCTCTATTCCTTTCCTGTCCCCACCTCCGGCACCAGCCCAGTGGGGACCTCTtggcctccctccctccctgtgagGGACAGGCAGACGGAcaccctgcaggagctgcaccgCATCTTGGTGGCTGCCCCGGTGCTCCCTGTGAGccacctccttttcttctttacccTCATTAAAGTTGTGCTGCATCCAAGCCTGGGCCTCAGAGTCCTTCCTTCTGTGGGAACTCTCAGAGTCTGCATCCCCTTGGAGGTGACAAAGACATCCCTGGCTAAAGCTGCATCCGTGAGGACACGTCTCCAAGGGGTGGCAGGAGTGGGCATGAGGAGACAATACTGCCTGAGGACAGCCCACTGCCTCTGCACTCCTCTCCCCTACACCCCCAGCTCACCACCCCTGCATGCCCAGCACACATGGGCACAGGCAGATGAGATCCTGCCTCATGCAGTCCTTCAGCACCTGGCAGGGCCCAGCTCTCCCCAGGCGTGCAGGGCTGAGGTAACCCAACGCTTAGGACTGGAATCAGCCAGCTCAGGCTGTGCAACAGCGTCCCCACCACCTCTGaacccagcacccccaggagGACCTCATCGTATTTCAGGTGTTCACCTTCCCTGATCACATGAATGTGGCTTCTTTATGAATGCAAACATATAGATGTGCTTTTCAGTGAGCCTTGAAAACTTCCTTCGTAGGCCTTGCTCTTCAGTCCTGGTAATGCTCGAAATCCTGGCCCCTctcataaatcatagaatcaatgaGGTTGGAACAGACCTTGGAGACTGTCAAGTCCAACCCTTCCCCAGCGCTGCCAGACCCACCAGTAGCCattgtcactaagggcctcatgtACACGCTGTTTAAGGCTTCCGGGCTGTTCGaattccaccacttccccgGGCAGCCTCTTCCTACTCCTGATCACACTCTTGATGCAGAAATTGTTCCTAGCTCCAGTGCAAACCTCCCCTGGTGTAGCTTGAGGCCGTTTTGGTTTGTTCTATCACTTCTTACCTGGCAGAAGAGCccaaccccacctcactacagcctcctgCCAGGCAGCTGGAGAGAGCGATGAGGTCCAGGCTAAACTTCCCTACGTCcttcagccgttccccatcaccgccgtgctccaggcccttcaccagctccactgcccttctctggccccgctccagaaCCTCAAAgtctctcttgtactgagaGGGTCAGAAATGAGCACGGGAATCCAGGTGCAGCCTCAAgttccctggccctgctggccacactgtgTCTGATCCAGACCAGGATTCCgatggccttcttggctgcctgggtgCTATATGGGCCATGTTCACATcgatcaaccagcacccccggGTCCTTTTCATGGGCAGTTTCCACCCACTCTTCCCCAGGCGTGGAGCATTGCAGGGGTGTTGTGGCCCGCATGCAcacagcactttgccttgtagAACCTCACACCACTGGCCACAAACCatggatccagcctgtccaaaTCCCTCTGCAGAGATCCCCAcgctccagcagatcaacactgcTCCCAGCTTGGTGTTGTCCACAGATTCACTGAGGGTGCCCTCCATCCCCTCCTCCAGATCACCAATGAGGACAGTGAACAACACTGGCCCCAGGACCAAACTCTGAGGACCACCACCAGTCACCAGTTGCTGAATAGATGTGACgccatttaccaccactcttcGGGCCCTatcatccagccagtttccagCCCAAAAAGGAATCCGCCTATCCAGGCCATGCAAAACCACTTTCTCCAGGAGAACACTGTGGGACTTTGTCCAGTGCTTGACCAAAGTCAAAGAGACAATgcccacagcctttccctcatcaaccaggCGGGTCACCCTGtcatagaaggagatcaggttggtcaaacaGCACCTGCCCTTCAAGAACCCATGCGGACCTGGTCTGATACCTCCATTTTCCTGTATGTGCCTTCTGGTCCCAccaaggatcatctgctccatgaccttccccagcactgggctCAGGCTGACCCGCCTGGAGCATTGGGATCATCTTTCCTGCCCTTTGTTAGAGAGGCACCACACTGGCCGACCTCCAAAATTTGGGGATCTGCCCACTACAGCAGGACTGCTGAgcgatgatggagagtggcttggCACGCTCCTCTGCCAGATCCTTCAGCACTGCAGGTTGGAAATTTCCAGACCCATAGACATGTGTACGTCTAAGTGGAGCATCACTTGTTCCTGGcttgtgggggtttttattCAGCTCCCCACGTGTGTCACCCAGCCTGGGGGACTCTGGTGTTACCACTGCCAATTTCCTAAGTGTTGGGTAACCTCAGCCCTGCACACCTGGGGAGAGCTGGGCCCTGCCTGGTGCTGAAGGACTGCATGAAGTAGGATCTCATCTGCCTGTGCCCATGTGTGCTGGGCATGCAGGGGCGGTGCGCTGGGTGATGTAGGGGAGAAGAAGGCAGAGACAAAGCTGTGTGCCATCCTTGGGCAGTATTGTCTCCTCATGCCCACTCCTGCCACCCTTTGGAGCCATGTTTTCATCGATGGCCGTTGCTGGTGGAGTAGCCAGGGATGTCTTTGTCACCTCCAAGGGGATGCAGACTCTAAGAGTCCCACAGAAGGAAGGACTCTGAGGCCCAGGCTTGGATGCAGCACAACTTTAATGAgggtaaagaagaaaaggaggtggCTCACAGGGAGCACCAGGGGCAGCCACCAAGATGcggtgcagctcctgcagggtgTCCGTCTGCCTGTCCCTCACACGGAGGGAGGGAGGCCAAGAGGTCCCCACTGGGCTGCTCCGGGAGGTGGGGACAGGAAAGGAATAGAGAGGACAGTGGGAGAAGGAAACAGCGCTGGGAAGCTCCATCTCCTGTCCGGATCCATGATGTGGGGTCTTGGAGGTCCTTGCCCGaggatgctggcagcagctttaGCAGGGTCTGCAGCGGTAGCGGTTGGTGATGCAGGAGAGGTCGAAGCCCCCGGAGTTGATGGGCACTCCCTCGGCgctgaggatgctgccaacGGCAGCGGAGGTGGAGGAGCCCACAACGGTATTCtgagggaaggagctgaggatggggccgggcagggtcaccaccacgGGGGAAGGCTCAATGACGACGGTGGAGCTCTGGCACTGCCTGACACAGCACTCattgcagctgttggccagcggGGTCGGgccgcagggctggcagggcacGCACGGGTTGCAGCAGGACATGTCTGGGTGCTGGAGCTTCACCTGGACACAGGGCAGGGGCAAGCAGAGGATGGGAcacggcagcagcagctctgcagccaggccTGGGCAAGCCAAGGCAGCTCCTGGCCCAGCACACGCTCAGCACCTCCAagcccagcagccagctcagctcagtgccagcctctctctgcacaagccctgctctccccttccctctcccagcagaagcagctcccagccctgcgctagcacagcccccagcagctcaggcacACGGGCAGGAACGACctgctctggaagcagcagcacaagaggctTCGCACTCACCTGAATCCCAGGAGAAGGAGGCCAGAGAAGTGGATGAAGAGCAGAGACCTGGGCTGCCTTTTATAGTCGTCCTGCAGCGCCTCAGGCCCACGGGCACCTCTGTGGCCGCGCTCATTTCCTGACAAGCTCCTGGCAAACGCAAACCCTCCCAGGTAATGGCAGGGGCCGTGTCCCGGTTTCCGCCACTGCTGCCTTTTAATTTCCCGGCTCAGGTGCTTTGCCATAGGAAGGCTTCTGTGAGTGCCGGGGTGAGAAGCCCAAGGGTTTCCGGGCAGAAACACGTGAGCGCAGCAGAAGCCTCACATCAAGGGCTGGTGCATCCCGTGCAGGCAGGGGATGTGCTCCTGGCTCATTCCTGTGGGCTTGCTTGTGGCCAAGGCGTCGGGAAATGGGCACCGCTCTGGTGCTTCTCTTCCGCATGCCCAAGGACTGCCACGGGAGAGGACACGGCACAGCCTTTCCTCTTGCTGCCCTCGCCTCTCTCTGCGGGAAGGCCATTGCTGTGTGCAGATGGGCTTCTGCTGGGAGGGCTGGGCCCTACTGCAACACCAACAGTGCTCTCAGGGCACCTGCGCTGGGCCTACGCTTGTGGGCTCCTCCACTGCAAACCCTTGGGCTTCTCACCCCGGCACTCACAGAAGCCTTCCTATGGCAAAGCACCTGAGCCGGGAAATTAAAAGGCAGCAGTGGCGGAAACCGGGACACGGCCCCTGCCATTACCTGGGAGGGTTTGCGTTTGCCGGGAGCTTGTCAGGAAATGAGCGCGGCCACAGAGGTGCCCGTGGGCCTGAGGCGCTGCAGGACGACTATAAAAGGCAGCCCAGGTCTCTGCTCTTCATCCACTTCTCTGGCCTCCTTCTCCTGGGATTCAGGTGAGTGCGAagcctcttgtgctgctgcttccagagcagGTCGTTCCTGCCCGTgtgcctgagctgctgggggctgtgctagcgcagggctgggagctgcttctgctgggagagggaaggggagagcagggcttgtgcagagagaggctggcactgagctgagctggctgctgggctTGGAGGCGCTGAGCGTGTGCTGGGCCAGGAGCTGCCTTGGCTTGCCCAggcctggctgcagagctgctgctgccgtgTCCCATCCTCTGCTTGCCCCTGCCCTGTGTCCAGGTGAAGCTCCAGCACCCAGACATGTCCTGCTGCAACCCGTGCgtgccctgccagccctgcggcCCAACCccgctggccaacagctgcaatGAGTGCTGTGTCAGGCAGTGCCAGAGCTCCACCATCGCCATCCAGCCCTCCGCcgtggtggtgaccctgcccggccccatcctcagctccttccctcaGAACACCGTTGTGGGCTCCTCCACCTCCGCTGCCgttggcagcatcctcagcGCCGAGGGAGTGCCCATCAACTCCGGGGGCTTCGACCTCTCCTGCATCACCAACCGCTACCGCTGCAGACCCTGCtaaagctgctgccagcatcctCGGGCAAGGACCTCCAAGACCCCACATCATGGATCTGGACAGGAGATGGAGCTTCGCGGCGCTGTTTCCTTCTCCCACTGTCCTCTCTATTCCTTTCCTGTCCCCACCTCCAGGAGCAGCCCAGTGGGGACCTCTTGGCCTCCCTCCCTCCGTGTGAGGGACAGGCAGACGGAcaccctgcaggagctgcaccgCATCTTGGTGGCTGCCCCTGGTGCTCCCTGTGAGccacctccttttcttctttactcTCATTAAAGTTGTGCTGCATCCAAACCTGGGCCTCAGAGTCCTTCCTTCTGTGGgaattcttctttttcccataTTACCTCTTAGCTGAGTGATACAAAGTTTTGAGTGTGCTTTTATAATCCTTTAGACATAAACCATTGGCTAAATCTTTGACTACATCTGCATCCAGTGCAACTACACTAATCTCTGAGAAGTGGTTTAGGAAGCAGGGGGATCATTTCTTGATGTCGCAAACTTATTTCTACTTTTCTCTTAAGCTTGAAGGGCACCAGTCCATTTGCAACAGCCAGCCAACAGGGCCAGGAAATGGCTTTCCTGATGACAGGGATAGTCTTCATTATTTATGACTCAGCAGTGGTGGAACAGGGAGTTGCAGTCAATACACACCAATTCCTTTGtgccattttttcctcttcatacTTTCCCTCTTCTCCAGCGTGAGCTTTTAGTATAGGCCACAGTCTTGCAGGGCCTGCTCCAGTGTATGTCTTATTCATGGGCCGAAGTCCTTCTGGATAGACTGCTCCAATGTGGATTCTCCAGTGGACACAGTTCCGCCAACAGCCTGCTTCAGCATGAGCTCTGAGCTGGCCATTGTTTCTGCAGGGTCTATCTGCCTGATCTGGTATGGGATCGTCCATGAGCTGCAGTGTGGATTTCTGCTCCACCATGGTCTTTCCTTTGGGCTGCATGGGAATCTCTGCACCATCACCTGGAGCACCTTCTCCACCTCTTCCTACCCCGGCCTTGGTGTTTACAGGATTGGCTCTCAAATGGGTTTTCCCTCACTTCCTGGGCAGTGTTCTGCCCTTTCTTAAACACGTTTTCACAGAGGCACCACCAGAGTGATGGGCTCAGCATTAGGCAGCACCGAGTCCattttggagctggctggctctGATGCTGTCAGACATGGGTTAAGCCCCTGGATTCTTCTCACAGAAACCACCCCGgcacccttcctcctcctgctacCAAAGCCTTGCCACAGAAGCCCAGGGGCATGGGTCCAACAGAGTATGAGGCAcaattacagaaatacaaatttcaacagaaaatgtCCATGGTAGAGCCTTTAAGAAGTGGAAGTGGTGGAGGTAATTATGGTGATCTCCTAAACGTTATCATCATCAGATCTCAACTGCTGTATCCCACATTTGCCCTGGGCCTCTTTGACACTCCTCCAGGCACTTTCCCAAAGAATTCTACCCATCAGGTCACCAAGAGGATAAAAATCTGCTCTTACCAAGTACAGGGTTGCAATTTTGCCTTCTGCTTTCACAGCCACTGCACACTGTGGACAGGAGAGCTATCCCAGCCTTTCTCCAGAACCGCAAAAGCTCATAGGTCTGCAAGAGCACACAGACCTTAAAGTCAACCTGTGTGTGTTCTGGCTCAGGCTCTTGCCTTTCAAACACCTGGGGTCAAGCTGGAAAGACAAGTCAGTgagtgtgctggttttgcctgggATAGGGTTAAGCACCTTCTAGTAACTCTCAGGGGCTATGATGcagatttgtgctgaaaagagtgtggataacacagggatgttttcattgtagctgagcagtgcttataCAGCAGCAAAACCTTTTCTACTCCATAGACTGcattacaccatttttgaaaaggaggaaaagaagatcCAGGGAATTGTAGTGCCTGACAAATTCTGGTGTCTTCTATAAGGGGGGATTTGACTCTGtcctgcacaacatccttgtctctaaattggagaggcatggatATGATGGATGGACCACGTGGTTTGTAAAATGTAGGCTGAATGTTTGCACTCAAACCATCTCCTCTGGGGACAGGCTGAGATAGCTGGgatggttcagcctggagaagcgaAGGCTCCAGGAGACCTtgaagcagcttccagtgccgaAAGAGGgactacaggaaagctggagaggggcttttgacaaaaAACCacgtagtaataggacaagagTGATGGATTTAAACAGAAGGATGGTAGATTTAGATGAAATTTTatgcagaagctcttccctgtgagggtgctgacgtgctggcacagggtgcccagagaagctgtggctgccccatccctggcagtgctcaagcacaggttggacacaggggcttggactGACCTGAGATCATGGAACCTGTCCATGCGGGTGGTAGGGGAATTGGAATGAAATGAGGTTTAAAGTCACTTGCAAACCAAaatgttctatggttctataaatCCATGAAACATGAAATTAATTTACCATGTTTCCAAGTGACAAAACCCACCGCAGTGACGCTGATCCCTCCCACCTCCAAATTTTCCCCTGAACAGATTGAAACGGTGCCCGCAGACGGAAGGAGGACTCTGAGGCCCAGGCTTGGATGCAGCACAACTTTAATGAgggtaaagaagaaaaggaggtggCTCACAGGGAGCACCAGGGGCAGCCACCAAGATGcggtgcagctcctgcagggtgTCCGTCTGCCTGTCCctcacagggagggagggaggccaAGAGGTCCCCACTGGGCTGCTCCGGGAGGTGGGGACAGGAAAGGAATAGAGAGGACAGTGGGAGAAGGAAACAGCGCCGCAAAGCTCCATCTCCTGTCCGGATCCATGATGTGGGGTCTTGGAGGTCCTTGCCCAaggatgctggcagcagctttaGCAGGGTCTGCAGCGGTAGCGGTTGGTGATGCAGGAGAGGTCGAAGCCCCCGGAGTTGATGGGCACTCCCTCGGCgctgaggatgctgccaacGGCAGCGGAGGTGGAGGAGCCCACAACGGTGTTCtgagggaaggagctgaggatggggccgggcagggtcaccaccacgGGGGAAGGCTCAGTGACGACGGTGGAGCTCTGGCACTGCCTGACACAGCACTCattgcagctgttggccagcggGGTCGGgccgcagggctggcagggcacGCACGGGTTGCAGCAGGACATGTCTGGGTGCTGGAGCTTCACCTGGACACAGGGCAGGGGCAAGCAGAGGATGGGACacgggagcagcagctctgcagccaggccTGGGCAAGCCAAGGCAGCTCCTGGCCCAGCACACGCTCAGCACCTCCAagcccagcagccagctcagctcagtgccagcctctctctgcacaagccctgctctccccttccctctcccagcagaagcagctcccagccctgcgctagcacagcccccagcagctcaggcacACGGGCAGGAACGACctgctctggaagcagcagcacaagaggctTCGCACTCACCTGAATCCCAGGAGAAGGAGGCCAGAGAAGTGGATGAAGAGCAGAGACCTGGGCTGCCTTTTATAGTCGTCCTGCAGTGCCTCAGGCCCACGGGCACCTCTGTGGCCGCGCTCATTTCCTGACAAGCTCCCGGCAAACGCAAACCCTCCCAGGTAATGGCAGGGGCCGTGTCCCGGTTTCCGCCACTGCTGCCTTTTAATTTCCCGGCTCAGATGCTTTGCCATAGGAAGGCTTCTGTGAGTGCCGGGGTGAGAAGCCCAAGGGTTTGCAGTGGACGAGCCCACAAGTGAAGGCCCAGCGCAGGTGCCCTGAGAGCACTGTTGGTGTTGCAGTAGGGCCCAGCCCTCCCAGCAGAAGCCCATCTGCACACAGCAATGGCCTTCCCGCAGAGAGAGGCGAGGGCAGCAAGAGGAAAGGCTGTGCCGTGTCCTCTCCCGTGGCAGTCCTTGGCCATGCGGAAGAGAAGCACCAGAGCGGTGCCCATTTCCCGACGCCTTGGCCACAAGCAAGCCCACAGGAATGAGCCAGGAGCACATCCCCTGCCTGCACGGGATGCACCAGCCCTTGATGTGAGGCTTCTGCTGCGCTCACGTGTTTCTGCCCGGAAACCCTTGGGCTTCTCACCCCGGCACTCACAGAAGCCTTCCTATGGCAAAGCACCTGAGCCGGGAAATTAAAAGGCAGCAGTGGCGGAAACCGGGGCACGGCCCCTGCCATTACCTGGGAGGGTTTGCGTTTGCCAGGAGCTTGTCAGGAAATGAGCGCGGCCACAGAGGTGCCCGTGGGCCTGAGGCACTGCAGGACGACTATAAAAGGCAGCCCAGGTCTCTGCTCTTCATCCACTTCTCTGGCCTCCTTCTCCTGGGATTCAGGTGAGTGCGAagcctcttgtgctgctgcttccagagcagGTCGTTCCTGCCCGTgtgcctgagctgctgggggctgtgctagcgcagggctgggagctgcttctgctgggagagggaaggggagagcagggcttgtgcagagagaggctggcactgagctgagctggctgctgggctTGGAGGTGCTGAGCGTGCGCTGGGCCAGGAGCTGCCTTGGCTTGCCCAggcctggctgcagagctgctgctgccgtgTCCCATCCTCTGCTTGCCCCTGCCCTGTGTCCAGGTGAAGCTCCAGCACCCAGACATGTCCTGCTGCAACCCGTGCgtgccctgccagccctgcggcCCGACCccgctggccaacagctgcaatGAGTGCTGTGTCAGGCAGTGCCAGAGCTCCACCATCGCCATCCAGCCCTCCGCcgtggtggtgaccctgcccggccccatcctcagctccttccctcaGAACACCGTTGTGGGCTCCTCCACCTCCGCTGCCgttggcagcatcctcagcGCCGAGGGAGTGCCCATCAACTCCGGGGGCTTCGACCTCTCCTGCATCACCAACCGCTACCGCTGCAGACCCTGCtaaagctgctgccagcatcctCGGGCAAGGACCTCCAAGACCTCACATCATGGATCCGGACAGGAGATGGAGCTTCGCGGCGCTGTTTCCTTCTCCCACTCTCCTCTCTATTCCTTTCCTGTCCCCACCTCCCGCCCCAGCCCAGTGGGGACCTCTtggcctccctccctccctgtgagGGACAGGCAGACGGAcaccctgcaggagctgcaccgCATCTTGGTGGCTGCCCCTGGTGCTCCCTGTGAGccacctccttttcttctttacccTCATTAAAGTTGTGCTGCATCCAAGCCTGGGCCTCAGAGTCCTTCCTTCTGTGGGAGCTCTTAGAGTCTGCATCCCCTTGGAGGTGACAAAGACATCCCTGGCTACTCCACCAGCAATGGCCATCAGTGAGAGCTGGCTTCAGAGGGTGTCTTGAGTGGGCATGAGGAGAAAATACTGCCCAAAGACAACCGACAGCCTCTGCCCTCCTCTCCCCTACACCCCCAGCTCACCACCCCTGCATGCCCAGCACACATGGGCACAGGCAGATGAGATCCTGCCTCATGCAGTCCTTCAGCACCTGGCAGGGCCCAGCTCTCCCCAGGCGTGCAGGGCTGAGGTAACCCAACGCTTAGGACTGGAATCAGCCAGCTCAGGCTGTGCAACAGCGTCCCCACCACCTCTgagcccagcacccccaggagGACCTCCTAGTATTTCAGGTGTTCACCTTCCCTGATCACATGAATGTGGCTTCTTTATGAATGCAAACATATAGATGTGCTTTTCAGTGAGCCTTGAAAACTTCCTTCGTAGGCCTTGCTCTTCAGTCCTGGTAATGCTCCCTGTCGTTCTTCACTGTGAGCATGTGATTTACACGTAAATAACCCTCTCCCCCCACAATGGAGACAATTCTGCATTACAGTTCTCTGAAGGGAGACTGAAGCAGTCAAGAGGCCTGTTTCTGTGCACTCAGTAACCTCATCTTTGCTAATCTTCACATTCCCCTGTGTGCGCTGTGTCAGAGCTATTTGATGTCCCTCAGAAACAGTTTCACT
The DNA window shown above is from Lathamus discolor isolate bLatDis1 chromosome 20, bLatDis1.hap1, whole genome shotgun sequence and carries:
- the LOC136023955 gene encoding feather keratin Cos1-1/Cos1-3/Cos2-1-like; amino-acid sequence: MSCPEKCQTCEPCQPCRPCQPCGPTPLANSCNECCVRQCQSSTVVIEPSPVVVTLPGPILSSSPQNTVVGSSTSAAVGSILSAEGVPINSGGFDLSCITNRYRCRPC
- the LOC136023961 gene encoding feather keratin Cos1-1/Cos1-3/Cos2-1-like yields the protein MSCCNPCVPCQPCGPTPLANSCNECCVRQCQSSTVVIEPSPVVVTLPGPILSSFPQNTVVGSSTSAAVGSILSAEGVPINSGGFDLSCITNRYRCRPC
- the LOC136023964 gene encoding feather keratin Cos1-2-like, whose amino-acid sequence is MSCCNPCVPCQPCGPTPLANSCNECCVRQCQSSTIAIQPSAVVVTLPGPILSSFPQNTVVGSSTSAAVGSILSAEGVPINSGGFDLSCITNRYRCRPC
- the LOC136023958 gene encoding feather keratin Cos1-1/Cos1-3/Cos2-1-like; the encoded protein is MSCCNPCVPCQPCGPTPLANSCNECCVRQCQSSTVVTEPSPVVVTLPGPILSSFPQNTVVGSSTSAAVGSILSAEGVPINSGGFDLSCITNRYRCRPC
- the LOC136023960 gene encoding feather keratin Cos1-2-like; this translates as MSCCNPCVPCQPCGPTPLANSCNECCVRQCQSSTIAIQPSAVVVTLPGPILSSFPQNTVVGSSTSAAVGSILSAEGVPINSGGFDLSCITNRYRCRPC